The following are from one region of the Shinella sp. PSBB067 genome:
- a CDS encoding isoprenyl transferase has product MNQLSPSTVPAHVAIIMDGNGRWANARGLPRAMGHRKGVESVREAVKTAAECGISYLTLFAFSSENWSRPQSEVSDLMGLLKTFIRRDLATLHKQNVRIRVIGDRANLSGDILPLLLEAEETTRANTGITLVIAFNYGARDEIARAVARLAGDVAAGRLDPSAITPERIGAALDTADIPDPDLVIRTSGEERLSNFLLWQAAYAELMFIPEFWPDFSRETFIAALSRYAMRERRFGGLQPAATLATGS; this is encoded by the coding sequence ATGAACCAGCTCTCGCCCAGCACCGTACCGGCACACGTCGCCATCATCATGGACGGCAACGGACGCTGGGCGAATGCGCGCGGCCTGCCGCGCGCCATGGGGCATCGCAAGGGCGTCGAGTCCGTGCGCGAGGCCGTGAAGACGGCTGCCGAATGCGGCATCTCCTATCTCACGCTCTTCGCCTTCTCCTCGGAGAACTGGAGCCGCCCGCAAAGCGAGGTCTCCGACCTCATGGGCCTCCTGAAGACCTTCATCCGGCGCGATCTCGCCACGCTGCACAAGCAGAATGTGCGCATCCGTGTGATCGGCGACCGGGCGAACCTTTCCGGCGACATCCTGCCGCTTCTCCTGGAAGCCGAGGAGACGACGCGCGCCAATACCGGCATCACGCTGGTGATCGCCTTCAACTACGGTGCGCGCGACGAGATCGCCCGCGCTGTCGCGCGGCTCGCCGGGGACGTGGCGGCCGGCCGGCTCGACCCGTCGGCGATCACGCCGGAGCGCATCGGCGCCGCGCTCGATACCGCCGACATTCCCGACCCCGATCTCGTCATCCGCACCAGCGGGGAGGAGCGGCTGTCGAATTTCCTGCTGTGGCAGGCGGCCTATGCCGAGCTGATGTTCATCCCCGAGTTCTGGCCCGACTTTTCGCGCGAGACCTTCATTGCCGCGCTCTCCCGCTATGCCATGCGGGAACGCCGGTTCGGCGGGCTGCAGCCTGCCGCCACCCTTGCAACAGGTTCGTGA
- the frr gene encoding ribosome recycling factor has protein sequence MSEGIDLKELKRRMDGAISAFKNDIASLRTGRASANVLDPVQVEAYGSRVPLNQVANISVPEPRMLSVSVWDKGMVGAVERGIRESNLGLNPIIDGQNLRIPLPELNEERRKSLVKVAHDYAEKAKVAIRHVRRDGMDDLKKAEKDGDIGQDMSRSQSEKVQKMTDDTILDVDRLLAEKEKEIMQV, from the coding sequence ATGAGTGAAGGTATTGACCTTAAGGAACTGAAGCGCCGCATGGATGGCGCGATCAGCGCGTTCAAGAACGACATCGCGTCGCTGCGCACCGGCCGCGCCTCGGCCAACGTGCTCGATCCGGTGCAGGTCGAAGCCTACGGTTCGCGCGTGCCGCTGAACCAGGTCGCCAACATCTCCGTTCCGGAGCCGCGCATGCTGTCGGTCTCCGTGTGGGACAAGGGCATGGTCGGCGCCGTCGAGCGCGGCATCCGCGAATCGAATCTCGGCCTCAACCCGATCATCGACGGCCAGAACCTGCGCATTCCGCTGCCGGAGCTCAACGAGGAGCGCCGCAAGTCGCTCGTCAAGGTCGCCCACGACTATGCCGAGAAGGCGAAGGTCGCGATCCGTCACGTGCGCCGCGACGGCATGGACGACCTCAAGAAAGCCGAAAAGGATGGCGATATCGGCCAGGATATGAGCCGCAGCCAGTCGGAAAAGGTGCAGAAGATGACGGACGACACGATTCTGGACGTCGATCGCTTGCTTGCCGAGAAGGAAAAGGAAATCATGCAGGTCTAG
- a CDS encoding phosphatidate cytidylyltransferase has product MQSELRLRILSGIVLAVVVLAATWFGGLAFRVLAAAIALLVYYEWSAITRLAETDFRGNAFGWLSVALVSALVLFSFDELALPVLIGAAVFAVAYALATRASGWLAGGIVYSGLTVISLAAIRGDTVHGFAAMLFIFAVVWSTDILAYFVGRAIGGPKLAPPISPGKTWSGAIGGTISAVIAGTLVHMVFFSLNGLWVPVIALVLSVFSQIGDLFESFIKRRFGVKDSSRLIPGHGGVMDRVDGLVFACFAAFLIALGDAIVSGTTNTPAGVFLFGP; this is encoded by the coding sequence ATGCAGAGTGAACTGCGCCTGCGCATCCTTTCCGGCATCGTCCTTGCCGTCGTCGTGCTCGCCGCGACGTGGTTCGGCGGCCTCGCCTTCCGTGTGCTTGCCGCGGCAATCGCGCTGCTCGTCTATTACGAGTGGTCGGCCATAACGCGGCTTGCGGAGACGGATTTCCGCGGCAACGCCTTCGGCTGGCTGTCGGTCGCGCTCGTTTCGGCGCTCGTCCTCTTCTCCTTCGACGAGCTGGCGCTGCCCGTGCTCATCGGCGCCGCCGTCTTCGCCGTCGCCTATGCGCTGGCGACGAGGGCGAGCGGCTGGCTTGCCGGCGGCATCGTCTATTCCGGCCTCACGGTGATTTCGCTCGCCGCCATCCGCGGCGATACCGTGCACGGCTTCGCGGCGATGCTTTTCATCTTCGCCGTCGTCTGGTCGACGGACATTCTCGCCTATTTCGTCGGACGCGCCATCGGCGGCCCGAAGCTGGCGCCGCCCATTTCGCCGGGCAAGACCTGGTCGGGCGCGATCGGCGGGACGATTTCCGCCGTCATCGCCGGCACGCTCGTGCATATGGTCTTCTTCTCGCTGAATGGACTGTGGGTGCCTGTCATCGCGCTGGTGCTCTCGGTGTTCAGCCAGATCGGCGACCTTTTCGAATCCTTCATCAAGCGCCGATTCGGCGTGAAGGATTCCAGCCGCCTCATTCCGGGACATGGCGGCGTCATGGATCGCGTGGACGGCCTTGTTTTCGCCTGCTTCGCCGCGTTCCTGATTGCGCTCGGCGATGCCATCGTCTCGGGCACCACGAACACGCCGGCGGGCGTTTTCCTTT